The DNA region taaaaaaaaaaaaaaaaaaaaaaaaggcttattttatattttaaatttatttgtgacatatataaagaaataacacaaaaaattaaaaaataaaaaaatataaaatatatataagaacaactttaatatatatttttttttatataaattaaaacaaGGTAAGattgaaataaaaaaaataaaataaaatttgagaatattaaaatgtttgtgataatataaatatgtttattaatttacttaataacaaatttgtgaatatttttttatattagcttttgtaaattttttatacattttttttttatgaatcataaatacaaaatggaaaaatattctgagaaatattaatatatatatattatatatatatatatatatattatataataatttatttttattttatatttttgtaaatattttagATGGGAAGAAGACCAGCAAGGTGTTATAGGTACTGTAAAAATAAACCCTACCCAAAGAGTCGTTATTGTAGAGGTGTTCCTGACCCTAAGATAAGAATTTATGATATGGGTAGAAAGAAAGCTGATGTTAATGAATTTAGTGGTGTAGTACATTTAGTTTCTTACGAATATGAACAGATATCATCTGAAGCTTTAGAAGCTGCACGTATTAGTGCtaacaaatatatgatTACTAATTGTGGTAAAGATAATTTCCATTTAAGAGTAAGAATACATCCTTTCCACGTTTTAAGAATTAATAAGATGTTGTCATGTGCAGGTGCTGATAGACTTCAAACTGGTATGAGAGGAGCATTTGGTAAACCAAATGGTGTTGTTGCCAGAGTTGATATTGGTCAAGTGCTACTTTCTATTAGAACTAAAGAAAATTTTGTTAGCAAAGCTTGTGAAGCCTTAAGAAGAGCTAAATATAAGTTCCCAGGAAGACAAAAAGTTTTTGTTAGTAATAAATGGGGATTTACACCATTCTCTAAAGATGAATATcaacaatataaaaaaaaaggaagaaTTATTTCAGATGGTGTCAGTTGTAAATTTATTAGAGAAAAAGGACCATtagataaaatatacaaagATATTAACACTGTATTGGaatcataaatataaaaataaaataaaaaaataaataaaaataaaataaagaaaaaataaaaataaaataaagaaaaaataaaaaaaaaataaagaaaaaataaaaaaaaaatatttttgatttttataccatatatatatatatatatatatatgtgaatgGTAAGaaatcataaatatatatatatatatatatatatatatatatatttatattataataatataaatagtaataataattattattcttattgttataattatttagTCATATGAATTAGTTGTGACaattaatatgttttttttttttttttttttttttttttccttccTTTTTTACTGAATTCATTTAATTTCATAAAgatgtattattatatatattaaatttataaagtttaatatttttataagactttaaaatatattctcTCCAAGATTAAATTTTagtaataaataaatatgcatacatatatataataatatatatatatatatatatatataacatatgCATTGTTTATATTCACTATAAAGTGGAGACGTGAAACACCTAATAATATGTCAAAATTTGTGAGTATTATTTGGAAGAAATTTTCgtatgatatatattttagacattaaatataatgtaCATGGAAAAACAACAGAACATCAAAAAATTGAATATGTTTTCATCACctaaatttttatattgtatttaaataatgaaaggaaaatatacatttcTATTGAAAACAACgatttttatcatttatgGTATAAactatataaatatatatatatatatatatatatatatatataatgataaaatgattaaaatgtttatatgtatataagGTTACATTTCTTTGTTCATGATAATATCCTGTTGAATATCCTAATTAGGGCTATATAGAAATGTAAACATAATTAATAggtatatattaaaatatatatatatatatatatatatatatataattgtacTGTATgtttatcatatatttttgatgttaaccaataaaatataaagaaaccttttttaaaaaaatcatGACAAAGATAAACTTACCATTATATGAAcataaatatgtatatatatatggtatacttttttttttttttttttttatgaacagccaaaaaaaaataaaaaaagtagccaaaaaaaataaaaagtattCATAAAATTACATGACCtgttcataaaaaaatgttatacATCAAATataagataaaataaatatattctttcacacaattataaatatgtttatatattcttaataatacatttcattaatttttaatttttttaaaagaaattaatatatataatgttgATCTATACggattattataaaataaattttgaaaatattatatttaaataaaatcaaatataggatattatgttatatatagaaaaaatagTTTCCcctaataatataatataatatatatatatatatatatatatatatatatatataacatgCACACATATATACTCTTATAAATACATGTTTTTTTCgtttctttttattatttcttttattaaaataaaattatataaaaataaaaatatggaaaaggattttttaataatataatacgAAGGCAaacattttctttatatcATTCACTATTTTAAAACGTTCGCAATGAATAactatataaatatatataatatatatatatatttttttttttccttaaTTCTCTCacattttctatattttccaattatttcttatatatatattatatatatatatatttttttttttttaaagaatactaaaattatatttagatgggcaaaaataaaaattatgcaagaatacatatatgaataaaatttaaaaaaatataaaacataaattatttttttattatttttattttttttttttcctttaaattcataaaaaaagaattttaatataatcttaaaattattataaaataaaaattaaattaatgTTAACCttaaatttctttttttcttttaactattatatttttttatacacaatatatatatatatataataaaatattattattattattattatatatatatatataaattatattaaaataattattgcatatataaataatataatattacatatttatatttcattttagTGTGTAGATTTTGTTGATTAAAANNNNNNNNNNNNNNNNNNNNNNNNNNNNNNNNNNNNNNNNNNNNNNNNNNNNNNNNNNNNNNNNNNNNNNNNNNNNNNNNNNNNNNNNNNNNNNNNNNNNaaaaggaaaatatataaaatatttaaaaagaattatttataatatatgataaatatgtatatatatatataatatatatatatatatatataattaaagGACACATAAAGACgatagaaaaaaaaaaaaaaaaaaaaaatacaaaaaaaaataaaaaaataataaaaaaataatattaaaaaaaatataatataaaataaaataaattcattCTTAATgattaataaaataattgttggaagaattattattatatcatttgaaggattaatataaatttgctcaagtaaatatttattatggCATTAGAAATAGATATAGATAATGTAATATCAAAACTAATAGAAGTTCGTGGAACTAGACCAGGAAAAAATGTTAATTTGACagaaaatgaaataaaaatattatgcTTATCAAGTAgagaaatatttttaaacCAACCAATTTTATTAGAATTAGAAGCAccaataaaaatatgtgGAGATATCCATGGACAGTTTTATGATTTGTTAAGGTTATTTGAATATGGTGGATTTCCACCCGATGCAAATTATCTATTTTTAGgttaaaataaaaaaaaatatatataaatatatataaatatataaatatatatatatatatatatgtatatacataaacgtttttatatatatctatttttatatatatataatttatttatataggTGATTATGTGGATAGAGGGAAACAAAGTTTAGAAACcatttgtttattattagcatataaaataaaatatcctgaaaatttttttttattaagaGGTAATCACGAATGTGCTTCAATAAATAGAATATACGGATTCTATGATGAATGTAAAAGAAGATATAGTGTGAAGCTGTGGAAAACTTTTATTGATTGCTTTAACTGCTTACCTGTGGCAGCTATAATTGACgaaaaaattttttgtatGCATGGTGGTTTATCACCtgaattaaataatatggaaCAAATAAGGAAAATAACAAGGCCTACTGATGTTCCTGATAATGGTATTTTGACAaatgatatgaataaataaaatgaggaaaatattatgtatataatatatatatatatatatatatttatttatttatttattttgataGGTTTATTATGTGATTTATTGTGGTCTGATCcagaaaaagaaattaatgGTTGGGGGGAGAATGATCGAGGAGTTTCTTTTACTTTCGGTCAAGATGTTGTTCATAACTTTTTAAGAAAACATGAATTAGATTTAATATGCAGGGCACATCAggtataaaatattaaataaattttattttttttttttctatatgACTACTAATATgtgttaatatataattgtttgtatgaaaaatttttatattctattttaagatatatatatatatatatatatatatatatgtatgtatgtatgaatatatttactatatatatatatttttttttttttttttttttttatttttttaattagGTCGTGGAGGATGGATATGAATTTTTTGCAAAGAGGCAATTAGTTACATTATTTTCTGCTCCTAATTATTGTGGAGAATTTGATAATGCCGGTGCAATGATGAGTGTCGACGAGACATTAATGTGTTCCTTTCAAGTATGATATAAGGAAATgaatattaaatatacataaatatatatatataatgatatattataaatatatatagagagagaaaaaatatatttttatttttacatatattttatatttttacctttacatgtatttatttctttagATTTTAAAACCAGTGGAAAAAAAGAAAGCAGccaattaaaaaaaaaaaatatattacaaaacGTGGGGTCctattatattaattgtaaaataataacattattaatatacctaataaaaattttgatatatatgttttaatatatattatcatatttctttttctttttttttttttttttttttttttcttttttttttttttttaatttatatttgttataaGATATTGTTTTTGCACATGTTTATGTATATacacaatatatatatatatatatatatattaaggtatatattttttcataattgtttactcaaatatatatatatataatatatatatatattatttttttttaacaaaacaaatattatctataaaagtagtatttttcttttatctgttctttttttttttttttttttccattatatatatatatattttacatatttatttagttttatataaaatagaCGTATACATGTTTAAAATTTAgttaaataatatataatatatatatatatcaacatatatatatatatatatatatatataatgttttatatgttttaaaaaatatatatattatattctaatatttaaattattaatatgaatttcatttatgtatttattaaaaaaacattttaaacgaaagaaataaaaaaaaaaaaaataataaaaaaaataaaacagaatgaaacaaaatgaaatcaaataaaacaagaaaaggaaaaatattaaaataaaattgttcatatgaaataacagatatataatcaaataaaataatatcttaataatttatatatgcaACATAACTTACactatttatatttaatttagccatgtatttattttttttgaaatgaaaaatgaatgaaaattattaagGGTATATTCATGTCtattatgtaaaaaaaaataaaaaattacaaCTAAAAAAATTAGGAAGAAgtaaacatatataatatatgtatatatatatatatatatatatatatatatatatatatatgttcatatatgagtgcaatattataaattatagGTTAACAAAAAAGCAAGCTCcttttttctcattttgTTATTTCAAAAAGCTTTGACAAGTTCAGACATTTCTATAGGCACTTTCCATTGAGGTTTCAGTCCATacaattttaatatatattctaatAAGAGATGACAGAcctaaaaaaaaaaaaaaaaaaaaaaatgaaataaatgaaataacATTAATGATTTAACACTATCTTATGATACACACAGTAGACATTATgacaaaataatatatcctcatataaataaaaaaatataacaaattatatattttttcttttttcttttacaTCTGCTCCTTTAAATATGTCAGATAAAAGTATAGTTATAGATAAATCAATTTCTGGAAATGATAAAGCCAAACATCCTGAAAAATCTGATTGTCCATATCctacaatttttttttttttattataaattttttttttttttgaagatacattttttgttttatatttgtttttgtttttttttttatataaattaaattcATCATTAATATCAGCATTATATTCACATTCAAAAAGTTGAAATCCCATACCCCATGTTCTACTCATAGCTCCAGTTAATATTAAAGCTTCTATACTTTTATCGAtagtatatttttttcttattttattaataatatatgatggaaaaaaaaattggTTATTAACAAATGCAAATAATTTACATAATGCCTTAGCAGTAAATCTACCATTTATTGGAATAAATTTATCTAGTATTTTTTTAGAATCATAAATTAAAGGATCCAGAATATATGGTTTTGAATGCATTAATTGgaataatgatatatatttattatattgcttaatattaaaattatctACATACATTTTAAgtttattatcaaaatttttattttcatttaatgATTTCTCTTGATcattctttatattattactactattattcatataattatttttattatttttatttttttcttcattttcattttctttattattagtTGTTGCTTTTTTTGATACTTTTCCATTCGATTTTAACATTTCTAATTGATTATTTAGATCTTCTTGTGTTACGTTATCTAATACATTAATGTTTCTTCTTGCAAATGCTAGTCTCCAATATACAtctgtttttttattaatagTATGATATTCTTTTGAAATAActccttttttattttgattatataaCTTATTCATAATTAGATATGTTTCTAATCTTTTTTTCCTTTCATTAAATCGTCGTAACTCTTTCATTTCTCTTCTagttttctttttatcataaaatatataatcttttatatttggattattttcatcatgataattattatattcaaCCATATGCTCATCATAATCTGTATCATCTtgatcataataattaGTAGAATCTGTTTCAGTATCACTAAACATTTCTATATTATCTGAGTAatcattcatatatatgttttgtttattcttttttttcataagattattattttgtttttttaatatttggtatttatattctattaattttttcaacAATTCTTGATCTTTTTTAGTAaccttttttataagttCTTCGCTATCTTGAATAAATTCGTATTTGTCATCGtttgttattttttcttcaatatttgtattttgttcaatatttttattctcttcaatatttgtattttgTTCAATAGTTTTATTCTCTtcaataattttattttcttccatatttttattctcttcaatagttttattttcttccatatttttattctcttcaataattttattttcttccatatttttattctcttccatatttttattctcttccatatttttattgtcCTCACTAATTTTATTGTCCtcattaatttttttgtcttcactaatttttttgtcCTCACTAATTTTATTGTCTTCATCTTTTTTACTCTCCTGAGTTATTTTACACTCTTCAATTGTTTTATTCTCTAcatcatattttttctcTACATGTTGcttttgttttatatttcttataaatGCCTCATTTGCCTCTCTTATATGATCacttgttttttttatatgatcTTTTAACtctttaatatattcaaagagctttttatattttttatttctcttatgatatttattataCTTTTCTTTCAATACACTATTTGCTGATTCTTCACCACTAGTTTTTGTATCTACATTGTCAAATAATTTCCtgatatttttatcaaaattatatttataatattttcttctttcttctaaattataaaaataattatcttCATTACTTAAGCATTTCActtcttttttcttttttgtcttattatttttatcttgAAAAGTATTCAATATAGTGTTTGTAAAAAAACTCATTTTGTTAGTATTATTGGcttcattattattattatttatattattatttatattattatcattataatcatcatattttatGACGACACCATTAGCATTCATATAATTTGCACTcttcttattattaatataatagtttaaataattcataCTACTGTTactataattatttatattatttatattttccatatatgattttttcATCTCATTATGTGATTCATTTCTGCAGTCACTATAACTGTGTGATCTTTTTTCTCTTTCTTCAATTAAAAATAACTcatcttttttattcttaaaaAGTGTTCCTTTCTGATTCGATAATGTTACTCTATTaaatttattcatattaaattttttatcatgattttcttttaatatatctttattgctattataattataagCATAAGGGTTACCCATCataatgttattattattattattattattattattattattataactattattctttttattatcattgTGACTATAATTTATAGTAtcattatttgtattattatttagaTTATTATCTGTATTGTTGTAGTTTCTTATTTTACTACTATTCTTACTATTACTATGACTATTATAAAAGCTATTATAAAAACTATTATTGTAACAACTATTATTCAAACTATTACTTTCacacatattattatctacACAATTAGcttctatatttttatgatcTAAGTTACTTTctatattatcatttttcTTGGGTGAAAGGAAAaaatttttcaaaaaagtattttcattattttcatacatattttttatagaatcatttattttctttgtttttaattttaaattatctacatgatttaaaaatttatttttaaaactAAACGATTCTTTATTTCTTAACGTACTTTCAAGAAGATCATTTGTATCTAgttttttttcattatctataatttcattatttattaaaatattcattttattatttatatttatatttatattagATTGGTTTTCATTTAAAGGATCCTTTGATATttcaattttattattacaacATTCATTATCTTCTTTCTCTTCTATAATGTCATGATAAACATCGTTTGtttttacattattatcatcattattttgttcaACTATATCTTCAAATTTTTCACCTACGTCTTCAAAATTTTCACCTACGtcttcatatttttcaCCTATGtcttcatatttttcaCCTATGtcttcatatttttcaCCTATGtcttcatatttttcaCCTACGTCTTCAAAATTTTCAACTATGTCTTCATACCTTTCAACTGTGTCTTCATACCTTTCACCTATGTCTTCATACTTTTTATCTTTCTGATCATTTGGTTGTTCCTTCTTTTCATTTGATTGGTCTCTTTCGTCATTTTTATCAACATTCTTCATTTGTTCCTTATCACGTTTCTCAAAATCCACTTTGGTTTTGCTTCCCTTCTGATCCTTCTTAtccttatttttttttttctccttCTTACTAACATCTAcaaataaaagaaatatatatatatatatatatatatatatatatatatatattattcatttatatagatatatttattttttcattttatgTGTTAcctttcatttttttccttGAATAATAGACATCAACACTTATGCTTCTcttttttgataatattttttcattactatcaaaaattttttttttgttggatattttattctttaaattaatattttcaaacTTTAAAAGTTCAGAATTCATAATATGGAAATTcatatcatcatttatatcttcGATCATATTAGAAATAGTATTAGACTTTTTAAATTTCTTACCACCAATAAAAGAAGTTGATTTgtattcattattttttaaagtaTTTGATGTAAAATCCTTCATCATATTAGGCCATTTATCTAATCCAGTAGATTTTTTATCAATAATAACAGATTTTTTATCAATAACAACAGATTTTTTATCTGTcatatttgtttttttatcttttatatatttttttgttttatcTAAATTTATATTGGTACCACCACTGGTATTTAAATTAGTTTGATTGTTCAcgtttttcttttttgaATCTTCTTGTTTTTGATTTTTCAATAATTCTGAAGGTATAGGTACGAACATTTCTTCACTCAAATTTAATGGTTttactatatatttatatatatactcataataatgtaatcctgatatattatgtattagctcagatataatatatgtatcaattaaatataaatactCTCCATATTTAGATGTCTTATCTGATGTCTTATAATGTTTCGAATTCTCAATCATGTTTATCATTTGATCATAATCTATAAATTTGCTTAGCGTTATTTTATCATGGAAAGGTTTCTTAATAAAACACTTTAAAgttaatatatcttttatagttatattttttttattattacatataaaacCATCCCAGTAATTACAAATATGATCGTTAATGATATTTTTGAAATTTCGTATTTGTTTGCTTTCTATACTTTTTATAAAGTTTTTTTCATCAATATAACtttgtttctttttcattaaagtatccattttattatatgatttgtttggatatatatttgtattctcctttatatctttattacACTTAATAGTTTTATTATCATGTTGATGTTCACCATGTTCAGTGTGATGTATATTATCTTTtcctttatatttatcatcCTTTTTGCTTTCGCTTATACAACTAACCTTACTATCATTTTGTATATCACCATCattaatttctttatattgAATGTCATCCTCTATCCTTTCAATCATACTCTTGTAACTGTTCCTACTCATACTACTAATCCAACtaacattattattataactaTTGTAACTATCAAAACTTATAAAACTATTAACAGATAAAGGATTTATATCCTTACTCTCACCAAACTCTTCACATTTAATTgtattttcattaatattagCAGAAAAATAATCGTTTTCgattttattaatttcatttaatttttctgtaatataattattttcattgtctgttttattatcatcagCAACTTCATCCTCTACTTCATCTTGTTCGTCTTTTTCAggtttattattatcattcatattagATGTTTTGTCATTTGcatgtattatatttttatttatttcgTTTAATCTATTCATATTGTTATCCTTATTATTGTCCTTACTATTgtcattatttatttcc from Plasmodium gaboni strain SY75 chromosome 14, whole genome shotgun sequence includes:
- a CDS encoding putative 60S ribosomal protein L10; this encodes MGRRPARCYRYCKNKPYPKSRYCRGVPDPKIRIYDMGRKKADVNEFSGVVHLVSYEYEQISSEALEAARISANKYMITNCGKDNFHLRVRIHPFHVLRINKMLSCAGADRLQTGMRGAFGKPNGVVARVDIGQVLLSIRTKENFVSKACEALRRAKYKFPGRQKVFVSNKWGFTPFSKDEYQQYKKKGRIISDGVSCKFIREKGPLDKIYKDINTVLES
- a CDS encoding serine/threonine protein phosphatase PP1 — its product is MALEIDIDNVISKLIEVRGTRPGKNVNLTENEIKILCLSSREIFLNQPILLELEAPIKICGDIHGQFYDLLRLFEYGGFPPDANYLFLGDYVDRGKQSLETICLLLAYKIKYPENFFLLRGNHECASINRIYGFYDECKRRYSVKLWKTFIDCFNCLPVAAIIDEKIFCMHGGLSPELNNMEQIRKITRPTDVPDNGLLCDLLWSDPEKEINGWGENDRGVSFTFGQDVVHNFLRKHELDLICRAHQVVEDGYEFFAKRQLVTLFSAPNYCGEFDNAGAMMSVDETLMCSFQILKPVEKKKAAN
- a CDS encoding putative atypical protein kinase, ABC-1 family; the protein is MNQYDQWNRRIRTIWYCSSLYMEYKNALRKSKKMPIEKKNEYWEKKHEEFATKMLNNIYELRGWWVKVGQFLSTQENIMPVAYIEKFTKLQDMMPTSSFDKIENILKKELGNIYEMFEHIDKEPLASASIGQVHKAKLKKYDKHICDIDSRKPNDYNVIIKIQHEGIDQFLSSDISTLKKVSWAFGLIDKNFYFTDFIDEWQDSASRELNYKYELYHQLLAYNSFKKSGIPVKIPKIYCAHTTSKVLVMEYIKGFKITDTELLKKYNVDTYKMVYKIIDYFAYQIHNDGFFHGDPHPGNILVMMEEKKKKRKKKRENSNIKSSKDKINNLKMKNENISMKKKKNNYNKSNINSKKKLRRHKKKKKQNIEINKEKKNKYNNDINYCENKNEDIITNNPKLQNNSSDMKNIIKFTSFSKSVSSSNASMIDNFVDSRYNIDKMRAPNNFSNPFHKSFSFVDYSLNQDVDSDKMNQEDYEYILKENMSDGLDHMKNCLSRSHEYISCDHSRSGVTSIATSRKTQNRDFNKASDNSIMESRETTMFSFVNNMEELVKMKTETNLEIQDKGNDKMVKGNESNHKNDNTKNCDNTKNCDNIKNCDNTKNCDNTKNCDNTNNDDNIYKSKCKDSNLKKRKYSKYNFVPVIIDWGLIKQLDSVMKFAFCKLVYNISCMNVLNIIEAFEDMGFCFKEDFTYDPEIYIDNLKTYFLSKLEESKIKSTEGEKESSTANTVDETNKSKNMEILKNIEKKDVIDKNPISDVPKDIIFFMRVASLLHGLCTQLNVKINYLNIFSRRAKEALEKIYIPINNSIHTIPIDKCPNTYIEKRIHQFLKTLFEKKKILGCQVAIIHKKKLVVNTCVGITSTTDKRPITKHSLFNGYSLNKIILNIALYHLICNSVNEQTSGESILLGMDKKKDKLGEKISQKIQEKISEKIKIKSSAKEKNQSDEKIKIKINQKDKGKSQENNKEINNDNSKDNNKDNNMNRLNEINKNIIHANDKTSNMNDNNKPEKDEQDEVEDEVADDNKTDNENNYITEKLNEINKIENDYFSANINENTIKCEEFGESKDINPLSVNSFISFDSYNSYNNNVSWISSMSRNSYKSMIERIEDDIQYKEINDGDIQNDSKVSCISESKKDDKYKGKDNIHHTEHGEHQHDNKTIKCNKDIKENTNIYPNKSYNKMDTLMKKKQSYIDEKNFIKSIESKQIRNFKNIINDHICNYWDGFICNNKKNITIKDILTLKCFIKKPFHDKITLSKFIDYDQMINMIENSKHYKTSDKTSKYGEYLYLIDTYIISELIHNISGLHYYEYIYKYIVKPLNLSEEMFVPIPSELLKNQKQEDSKKKNVNNQTNLNTSGGTNINLDKTKKYIKDKKTNMTDKKSVVIDKKSVIIDKKSTGLDKWPNMMKDFTSNTLKNNEYKSTSFIGGKKFKKSNTISNMIEDINDDMNFHIMNSELLKFENINLKNKISNKKKIFDSNEKILSKKRSISVDVYYSRKKMKVDFEKRDKEQMKNVDKNDERDQSNEKKEQPNDQKDKKYEDIGERYEDTVERYEDIVENFEDVGEKYEDIGEKYEDIGEKYEDIGEKYEDVGENFEDVGEKFEDIVEQNNDDNNVKTNDVYHDIIEEKEDNECCNNKIEISKDPLNENQSNINININNKMNILINNEIIDNEKKLDTNDLLESTLRNKESFSFKNKFLNHVDNLKLKTKKINDSIKNMYENNENTFLKNFFLSPKKNDNIESNLDHKNIEANCVDNNMCESNSLNNSCYNNSFYNSFYNSHSNSKNSSKIRNYNNTDNNLNNNTNNDTINYSHNDNKKNNSYNNNNNNNNNNNNIMMGNPYAYNYNSNKDILKENHDKKFNMNKFNRVTLSNQKGTLFKNKKDELFLIEEREKRSHSYSDCRNESHNEMKKSYMENINNINNYSNSSMNYLNYYINNKKSANYMNANGVVIKYDDYNDNNINNNINNNNNEANNTNKMSFFTNTILNTFQDKNNKTKKKKEVKCLSNEDNYFYNLEERRKYYKYNFDKNIRKLFDNVDTKTSGEESANSVLKEKYNKYHKRNKKYKKLFEYIKELKDHIKKTSDHIREANEAFIRNIKQKQHVEKKYDVENKTIEECKITQESKKDEDNKISEDKKISEDKKINEDNKISEDNKNMEENKNMEENKNMEENKIIEENKNMEENKTIEENKNMEENKIIEENKTIEQNTNIEENKNIEQNTNIEEKITNDDKYEFIQDSEELIKKVTKKDQELLKKLIEYKYQILKKQNNNLMKKKNKQNIYMNDYSDNIEMFSDTETDSTNYYDQDDTDYDEHMVEYNNYHDENNPNIKDYIFYDKKKTRREMKELRRFNERKKRLETYLIMNKLYNQNKKGVISKEYHTINKKTDVYWRLAFARRNINVLDNVTQEDLNNQLEMLKSNGKVSKKATTNNKENENEEKNKNNKNNYMNNSSNNIKNDQEKSLNENKNFDNKLKMYVDNFNIKQYNKYISLFQLMHSKPYILDPLIYDSKKILDKFIPINGRFTAKALCKLFAFVNNQFFFPSYIINKIRKKYTIDKSIEALILTGAMSRTWGMGFQLFECEYNADINDEFNLYKKKNKNKYKTKNVSSKKKKIYNKKKKIVGYGQSDFSGCLALSFPEIDLSITILLSDIFKGADVCHLLLEYILKLYGLKPQWKVPIEMSELVKAF